A portion of the Gigantopelta aegis isolate Gae_Host chromosome 10, Gae_host_genome, whole genome shotgun sequence genome contains these proteins:
- the LOC121384304 gene encoding uncharacterized protein LOC121384304, which yields MIEADIGADDEDNDVEPLTPNPSQVTLSESCMSTTSDLCAETDCSQNAKERKKKRRAEVQLLLEYTRDMFHRLCMKEKHLQCLVCNSHTENGIEQRTRKKSKTKETDKSVQEELGRVLESLGSVLCKRLLCLDRRVLRGVMCRSKEGYPLLTGTNQRRKKKIQTRKRRGNLQLLLESSGNLLSQRLRCLDGRSLKGLISKPKAGRKHRAGQDKKAKPDNAVKIGTKRKKQELELSEPSQSNATGNKEEHPRKILRPKRKSTLIQLSYAVVTKYFQVYTLKKYIYEVLFI from the exons ATGATTGAAGCAGATATTGGGGCAGACGATGAAGATAATGACGTAGAACCGCTAACTCCAAACCCGAGCCAGGTGACACTGAGTGAGAGTTGCATGTCAACAACATCAGATTTATGTGCGGAGACAGACTGCAGTCAG AATGCAAAGGAGAGGAAAAAGAAAAGGCGAGCAGAGGTCCAGCTACTTCTGGAATACACAAGGGACATGTTCCATCGTCTCTGCATGAAGGAGAAACACCTACAGTGCTTAGTCTGCAACTCACACACTGAAAACGGAATTGAACAACGAACAAGGAAG AAATCCAAGACGAAGGAGACGGACAAGTCCGTGCAGGAGGAGCTGGGCCGGGTCCTGGAGTCCCTGGGGAGCGTCCTGTGTAAGCGACTGCTCTGTCTCGACCGGCGGGTGTTGAGGGGAGTCATGTGCAGATCCAAGGAGGGATACCCGCTCCTTACAGGAACCAATCAACGGCGAAAAAAGAAG ATACAAACGAGAAAACGACGTGGAAATCTTCAGTTACTGTTGGAATCGTCCGGGAATCTTCTGTCACAACGGCTTCGCTGTTTAGACGGTCGAAGCTTGAAAGGGTTAATAAGCAAACCTAAAGCTGGACGCAAACACAGAGCAGGACAAGACAAAAAAGCAAAACCAGAC aatgcAGTGAAAATtggaacaaaaagaaagaagcaagAACTTGAGTTGTCTGAGCCATCGCAAAGCAATGCAACTGGTAACAAAGAAGAACACCCAAGGAAGATACTCCGCCCAAAAAGAAAGTCCACTTTAATTCAATTGTCGTATGCTGTAGTAACTAAATATTTCCAGGTTTAcaccttaaaaaaatatatatatgaagtgtTATTTAtctag